GTCGGAGGAAGTCCATGCAATCCCACCCCCTCACCCAAAACCCCTGGTCCGTCGAATCCGACCCCGAGCTCGGGCCAGTCCCCCTCTCCCATCTCCACCACATAGACCGAGCCCGCCACGCCATCGAGGCCATTGCCCGCATGGTCGGCAACAGCGCATCCGAACCCGACGCAACAGGCGGGCAGCCGTTGGACGCCTGGACAGTGGCGGCGTTGATGGGTGGAGTGGAAGGCTTGTGCGATCACCTGGGCACCTTGACCGATGCCATGCTGGCGCAGGCACGCTTTTGCGAGGTGGATGCGGATCTCGGCGACATCACGCACGGCGCGCCATCGTCGATCCAGTAGCCAAACTTAGCAGCCAGAGGCGCGGCGCTCGAGCGCCCGCCTTACTCAGCAATCGACCGAATCACCCTGGCCGGATTCCCACCCACCAGTGTATTCGCCGGCACATCCTTGGTGACCACCGAACCCGCCGCAACCACCGAGTTCTCCCCCACAGTCACGCCACCAATAACGGTCGCACCCGCCGCGATCCAGACATTCCTCTCGATCACAATGGGCTTCGCAGTGACGAAATCACGACGCCGCGAAGGTTCGATCGGATGGCCAGACGTGATGAGGCTGACGTTCGGCCCGATCATCACGTCATCGGCAATGCTCAACCCGCCCAAGTCATAGAAGGTGCAGTTCTGATTGACGAAGACATTGCGCCCGACGCTGATATCGGGGCCACCGGTCGTATAGAACGGCGGAATCAACAGGAAGCTCTCATCGACCGTCTTGCCGATCAGTTCGCTGAACAAGGCGCGGACTTCGGCGGCGTCGTTGAAGGTCAGGCGGTTGAGGGCGGCGGTGATCGTCATCGCGCGTTTGATGTTGGCCGTCATGGCGGCTGATTCGGGCGTTCTTCTGGGAATGATCAGGCTGCGGTCGTCATTTGCCATCTGCGGCTTTCCTTTGGGGTACGGCGTAGTCAGCGCTGGCGAACACGACGCCCGCATTTAACGCGGCTTCCAATTCACCCCATCCTTGGACCGATACTCCGGCGTCCCCGTGCAACACCCACCCGCGCCAAACGCCTGCCGCCCCAGGAACGCAGTCACCACCCCCTTGCTCTCGGTCAGCCGCTGCTGGACGCAGATGGTCGGCAGCAGAGAGAAGTCGCCTTCAAGCACCAGCGTCCATTTCACGTTCTCGCCTTCGGCTGGCTCGACCTTGTACACCTTGCATTCATGCACCAGCAGATGCACGGGCTGCCCGGCCAGCACGCCCTTGAACTGCAGCTCCGGCGGCGTGTCGCGCGTGGCGATGGTTTCGGCGTTGAGTTTTGATCCGGGCGGCGCGGGCTTCAAGGACGAGGAATCGCAGCCGGCCAGTGCACCCATGGCGGCCAGGGTGATGAGAAACAGGCGAGCCAGGCGGGTCATGCCCATGCGCTTCCGTCAGGCCACGTTGGCGAAGCGTTGTTCGAGGTAGGCGATGATGTCGCTGGACTCATACATCCAGCGCGTGCCTGCTGCATCGTCGATGCGCAGGCACGGCACCTTCACTTTGCCGCCGCCTGCCTGCAGTTGCGCGCGCGCTTCGGGATCGCCTTTGGCGTCGCGCAGCGCGATGGGCGCGTTCAGTTTGTGAATGGCGCGCCGCGTCTTGACGCAGAAGGGGCAGGCGTGGAATTGGTAGAGCGACAGCTGGGCCGCTTCGGCGTTGACCGCGGCCTGGCCTTGCGCGGAGCGCTGTTGCGGGCGTGGGCGCGTGAGGGCGTCGCCCAACACGATGATTTGACCCAGGCCGACACGCAGGGCTTTGACTAGCATGGAGTAGGACTCGATAGGGATGGACAGGGGGCCAGTCTACCCTGCGCGATGCGTTCCGGCATTGCGTATGCAGTCAGCCATGACCGCCGCTTGTCGTCCTGCGTGACGTGGCGAATATTCTGTGTCACGTCATGGTTCGGAATTCGCAGCCGGTGCGTTACTGAATCCGTACCGGATAGCTGCAGCCGGTATAGAAGGTCTTGCAGCTCGTGCCGGTGCCCTTCTCGCAAGTCTCGATGGCCAGGGATTGCGCCAGTTCCTTGGTTTCGGCGCTGGCGGAATTCATCAACACGCCTTCGCCTTTGGGTGAAGGGCCATACACCACCGCTACGCATTGGTTGTAGTACGTGATGTTGGTCTCGCAACCTTTGCCGCCTTTGGACGCGCAATGTTCCAGCGCGGCTCGTTCGGCCTTGGCCTTGCTGGTCTTGTCGGCAGCGATGCCGACGGAGCCGGACGGCGGGTCGTAGGCGATTGCGCCCCAGCGGGTGGTCCAGCGTGGCTGGTCGGGCGCGGTTTGCGCGCCGGTGCCGCCCTGTGGGCGGGTCTGGCCGGGAATCGGCACGCATTGCTGGCCCGGGGTGCCGGCGGCGTTGGGCATGAAGCCGTCGGGGCAGCCTTGTTCGGCCTGCGCCAGGCCTGGGATGCCGAGATGCAGCATTGCCAGCAGGAAAACCAGTTTCAAAGCACGCATGTGTCGTCTCGCAGTTGTCGTGTTCTTCAATCCGGAGGCCGTGCGTCCCGCGGGCCGAGCCCGGGCAGTCAGAGCCGTCCGAAGCAAGGCGTCAGGCTGCGGATTCGCCCCGGGGAAGTGTAGTCTGACTTCTTGGTTTTCGATCCGGTCTGCACGATGGACTCGATCACGTTGACGCGCCTGCCGGCGAGCCTGGGGGACTTTCCCCAGGCGCCGGACGCAGGCAGTTTCAAGCTGCCCAAGCTGAATGAGGCGCTGCGCGACCTGGTGTACCGTGCGCCCACGCGGCACTACAAGCCGGAATCCGCGGCCGCGCCGAGTCTGATCCGGGCGGTGGGGACGGAATAGCTGCCCGTGCCGCGGCTTCTGTTTCCGGTTGGCCCCTGACGGCTTCACGGCATGTCAGACTACAAGCATGAACCTCAGTGATCGCCTGAAAGCCTGGGCCAAGCGCATCAAACGCGACGGCCTGACGCTCTGGTTTGCCGGCAGGCATGCCCGCACGCCTTGGTACGCCAAGGCGCTGGGTCTGTTCGTGGTGGCCTATGCGCTCAGCCCCATCGACCTGATTCCCGACTTCATTCCCGTGCTGGGTTACGTCGATGACGTGCTGTTATTGCCCGGCCTGATCTGG
The sequence above is drawn from the Achromobacter xylosoxidans genome and encodes:
- a CDS encoding sugar O-acetyltransferase, translating into MANDDRSLIIPRRTPESAAMTANIKRAMTITAALNRLTFNDAAEVRALFSELIGKTVDESFLLIPPFYTTGGPDISVGRNVFVNQNCTFYDLGGLSIADDVMIGPNVSLITSGHPIEPSRRRDFVTAKPIVIERNVWIAAGATVIGGVTVGENSVVAAGSVVTKDVPANTLVGGNPARVIRSIAE
- a CDS encoding glutaredoxin family protein; amino-acid sequence: MLVKALRVGLGQIIVLGDALTRPRPQQRSAQGQAAVNAEAAQLSLYQFHACPFCVKTRRAIHKLNAPIALRDAKGDPEARAQLQAGGGKVKVPCLRIDDAAGTRWMYESSDIIAYLEQRFANVA
- a CDS encoding DUF4189 domain-containing protein, coding for MRALKLVFLLAMLHLGIPGLAQAEQGCPDGFMPNAAGTPGQQCVPIPGQTRPQGGTGAQTAPDQPRWTTRWGAIAYDPPSGSVGIAADKTSKAKAERAALEHCASKGGKGCETNITYYNQCVAVVYGPSPKGEGVLMNSASAETKELAQSLAIETCEKGTGTSCKTFYTGCSYPVRIQ
- a CDS encoding YkvA family protein, coding for MNLSDRLKAWAKRIKRDGLTLWFAGRHARTPWYAKALGLFVVAYALSPIDLIPDFIPVLGYVDDVLLLPGLIWLAIKLLPPDVLQECRVQADGWMQSQGKKPRSVAGAVMIVTLWLGISVVAWFWLAPYFR